The sequence below is a genomic window from Roseimicrobium gellanilyticum.
TGGTGAAGCGGCGCGGGCGAAGAAGAAGGTTTTCCTCATCGATTTCCAATCGCGTACGGACTCCTTCTTCATCGAGGCCATGCAGCGCGTGCACAAGGGTGCACTCGGAGATCTGGCGTTCGGTGAAGCGAAGTACATGTCCGGACGTCTCGGTGCGAAAGGCGATGACAAGACCGCCGAAGGCCGCCTGCAGAACTGGGTCTTCTGGAAGGGGCTGAGCGGTGACATTGTCGTGGAGCAGAACATCCACACGCTGGACATGATGGCCTGGGCCTTTGGCAACAAGGGGCCGCTCAAGGTCACCGGCACCTGTGCACGGCGCTCGCGGGTGGATGTGGGAGATTGCAACGACACCTTCAGCGCTTTCATTGAATATCCCAACCAGGTGGGGGTGACCTTCGCCTCACGTCAGTTCGAGGCCTCGGGCGCACCAGGCGGCATCACGTTTGATCTTTATGGCAGCAAAGGCGCGCTCTTCAGCGAATACGGTGGCAATGTCATGATACGTGGTGGCAAAGACTCCTTCTACCGCGGCGGTGCGAACAAGGAACTCTACCGCACCGGCATCAGCGAGAACATGACTGCCTTTCACAAGGCCATCAGTTCGGGAGACACCAGCAATCCCACGCTGGAGCCGAGCATCACCAGCAATCTCACCGGCATCATGGTGCGGCAGGCCGCCTACGGCGGCAAGACGGTGACATGGGAGGAAGTACTGGCGAACAAGGAGGTGATGACCGTGAACCTGGAGGGCCTGCTATCATGAGACGCCGTGACTTTCTGAAATCCGCCTCCGCAACTGCGCTGGCCGCAAGTTCCTTTTCACAAGGCGCGGAAGAGCAGAAGAAATGCAAACTCCTCGGCATCGGTGCCTGTGACTGGACACTGAAACTCACCGCGAAGACCGAGTCGCTCGATCTCGCCAAGCGCATCGGCCTTGATGGCGTGCAGGTGGACTTCGGCGGTGAGGTGCACCCAAATGGCAAACTTCCCCTGCACGATGAAAAACTGCAGGACGCCTTCCTTGCCAAATCTGCTGAGACCGGCGTGAAGGTCCCGTCCCTTGCGCTTGGCGTGCTGAATCGCGTCGCCTACAAGAATGACGACAACGCCAGGCAGTGGGTGCTGGACAGCGCGCCGGTCGCAAAGCGCCTGAAGACGCCCGTGGTTTTGCTCGCCTTCTTCGGAAATGGGGACCTGCGCAATGATGAGCCCGGCATTGAGGCCGTGATCGCACGGCTGAAGGATCTCGCGCCACGCGCCGAAGAGGCGGGCATTGTGTACGGCATCGAATCCTGGCTCAAAGCGCCCGTGCTGGAGCGCATCCTGGATGCGGTGAAGTCTCCCTCCGTCAAGGTGTACTATGATGTGGGAAACATGCACAAGGAGTCGGAGGACATCCACGCCGCCGTGCGTCGTCTCGGTCGCGAGCGTATCTGCGAATTCCACGCCAAGGATTATGACGATCTCTACGGGAAAGGTTCCATCGACTTCGCCAAGGTGCGGGCGGATATGGACGTCATCGGGTACACCGGCTGGATGCACATTGAGGGCGTGAAAATCCCCAATGGCGTGGAACAGGACATCAGGTATGATTTAGAACACTTGCGCAAAGTCTTTGCTTAAGATATATTAACTAATTAATCAGCCTATGCGCTCTGAACCCCCAACAACGCCAGCGCACGCGATGAGTATTCGCGGGCCAAAGGGCGTGCCTGGGTTGTTCCAAGATCGATTGCATCGCCAAACCGTTGTTCACTCGAACAGAAAAACCTTAAGGCACTGTTTAAACACGGCAGAAACGGGGTAAAAACCCTGGATTATTATTGACCCATGTTAAGAACAAGGTTAAAACTCGGTCGTCACCGGGTCTTAACCCTGCCTTAATCATGGCGCGTCCGTCCAACACTGTGGAAACCCTGAGCATGACCATCACGGTCACGCCTCAGATGAAGCAGTACTTGGAGGACCTCGTGGTAAAAGGTCTCTATGGCTCCAGCCCTGCGGAAATTGTGCGCAACATGGTGCAGAAATGCGTCCGTGAACACATTGCCGAAAAGGATATCAAGGAGCGCGAATGGAGGCTGAACGGCGAAGGGAAGTTAGAGCTGGTGAGGGACTAGAAAGTAACAGCCCACCCCAACACCGCCATGTTCAACAAGCCCACCATGACCGATGCCGAGTGCTCTCCGTGGCCTCCCGTCCTGTGGTTCACGCCGGAAGTCCAGTCCGGTATCAAGGCTGCTGCCGATCTCGCCTTCGGGCCTGAGACCAGCGCCTCCGACCTCGAAGTGCCTGCTCACGATTTCCTGAGCGAAGACGACTTCATCATCGAGTAGTTTCCGTCGCGTGCTTCGCGTTGCGTTTTGAATGACGCAGCGTTGCCCATATTCCGGCTTGTCAGCCGCACGGTGCTGCCCATGATGGCGGCTCCATGAATCTCCGCCTAGTCCGACTTTTTCTTCTTTCTGCCGCGCCCCTGGCGCTCACCCTGAGCAGTTGCATCTCGCTGGACAAGCTTCCCAAGGTGGATCTGCCCGTACTTCCGAAGATGAAGGTCCCCTTTGTGGGGAATGATGCGACCGCCCCGGTCAACGATCCGCAGGTTCCCTGGTCCCTGAAGCAACCTCTTGCCCATGGCCACACCCTCGACCTCGCGGTGTACGCCGGCCAGCGCTCACCCGCGAAGGTCTTCGTGGGCGCAGTCATGGTGGATGAGCACGGCAAGGTGGACCTTGGCAAGTACGGCTCCTTCAAGATCGGCGGCAAGACGGCCTCCCAGGCAGTGCGCGAAATGGAAGCGGCTTTCCGCAGAAAGCGTGGGGAGTCCCTCATCACCATGCAGCTCATCTCCGTGGAAGGCACCCAGCTGCTCACTGTCCACGGCGCGGTGAAGCACGAAGGCGTGATCCAGTATTTCGGCGGCGCCAATCCTTCGAACATTCTCCAGTACATGGGCGGACGTGATGAACGTGCCACCGGCCGTGCGGTCTATGTCACGCGCAACGGCGTGCGGGCTTTCCATTCCGACTACCTGAATCCGGACATCGAACTGGAAGCAGGAGATGTGGTGACCTACTCCGACGCGCTGTAAGCTCCACCACCTTCCCCTGCAGCATGCCCGGCGACAGCTCTCCCTTCGACACTCCTCCACCAATCATCGGCATCATCCCGTTGCGGATTGGTGCCGGGGCGCTGCTGCTCTACATGCATGCCTGGCAGGGGGCGACACTCGCCTGGCAGCACGTGTGGAATCAGCAGGCGTGGGACTTGATCGCCACCATGGAGAAGGCGGGCTTCAGTCCGCTGATGGGAAAGATTTTCGGGGCAGCAGCCGCTGTGATTGCAGCCTTCACAGCAGTGAGCTGGATCCTGGGATTTGTAACCCGTTTTTCCTCCGTGGTCTTCATGCCGGTGGTGCTGGGAGCGCTCTGGGTGTGCAACAAGACGGACCTGCCTTTCCGTGCGGAGGCTGCGGTGCTCTACTTCCTTGTCGCAGTCACCCTGCTGGTAAATGGCTCCGGCTGGCTGGCCGTGGACACGCTCTTCAGCTTGC
It includes:
- a CDS encoding Gfo/Idh/MocA family protein; amino-acid sequence: MNTRRDFLKTSTTALAATISAKTAFGSQANSRIKVGVVGCGGRGTLIAKMFVENGYFEIGGAADYFEDKAATVARTYQLGKEKVFTGLQCTEKMIAQGGVDAIAIISPPYFHPVQAKAAVDAGLHVYLAKPMAVDVPGVQSIQASGEAARAKKKVFLIDFQSRTDSFFIEAMQRVHKGALGDLAFGEAKYMSGRLGAKGDDKTAEGRLQNWVFWKGLSGDIVVEQNIHTLDMMAWAFGNKGPLKVTGTCARRSRVDVGDCNDTFSAFIEYPNQVGVTFASRQFEASGAPGGITFDLYGSKGALFSEYGGNVMIRGGKDSFYRGGANKELYRTGISENMTAFHKAISSGDTSNPTLEPSITSNLTGIMVRQAAYGGKTVTWEEVLANKEVMTVNLEGLLS
- a CDS encoding sugar phosphate isomerase/epimerase family protein, with product MRRRDFLKSASATALAASSFSQGAEEQKKCKLLGIGACDWTLKLTAKTESLDLAKRIGLDGVQVDFGGEVHPNGKLPLHDEKLQDAFLAKSAETGVKVPSLALGVLNRVAYKNDDNARQWVLDSAPVAKRLKTPVVLLAFFGNGDLRNDEPGIEAVIARLKDLAPRAEEAGIVYGIESWLKAPVLERILDAVKSPSVKVYYDVGNMHKESEDIHAAVRRLGRERICEFHAKDYDDLYGKGSIDFAKVRADMDVIGYTGWMHIEGVKIPNGVEQDIRYDLEHLRKVFA